TAAGTGACGTGTTCTCCTTACACGAGTTATTCTCGAAAAACGCGCATTCTTCCTTTACACATGGCCGTTAaaggaatttaaatattattaatcaagaatatatataaaataattatgtgggtGGCCCTTGTTAAATTTCAGTGAATATTgcattatttcaaaagataGAAATGGACATGTCCCTAAAATACTTCAGAATAAAacgttattattttatcatataaatatcataCGATTTGTGGGATGATCGCTTCAATATAATCTGCTGAAATCGTAGTTTTATGTTCTTGTTCAGCTAATTGTGATGCTCGTAAAACCGTTTCGGTGGCCATTAACTTTATTACTTCGTTCACCAATTGTGTTGAGTCTTCattaattttggttttgttatcttgaaaatttaattttagtatttccTTTATTGTTTCCTAAAAAATGATAAGtcatttgaaaaagtttaaaagtttccATAGACTTCCAAGTAAATTTTCGTTCGggtaagaaaataattacatttttatacgaAACTGtaatttctgataaaaaattatttgtactatcACTATTATTCCGTTTATTAGAATTGGTAGAACTAGAAGCTTCAGCCATATTAATAACGAAAACGATTAAGGTTAAGATCCGTTAGGTTATATATTCTAtgggttattttaaaattttaacctaTCGAACAAATTgacatgtttttaatttaggGTAGGTAGGAAAAATTGCGCTAATTTAACAgctactttataataaaaatctccTGATggtgattataaataaaatatgattgcttatcaatattttatttattgccgAGTGCAAAGCCGAGTGCATTATTTATTTCCTTAGCCGTTCACGATATCTCGACTTCTGGTTTTGgttcattaattttgaataatagtAATTGAATGCATTCAAAATAACAGCTCGGAAATAAATTAGTAGTTTAACACCAACATAAACTTATAACagttatacagagtgttcattgaaatttaaaatctattactaaaattttttgctaGGCTACTTTCATGAAAAAGGACTTTCGCTTCTTTCTTGTGGCTTAGGAAATTTGATGAGAGAAAGGAAGGTTATTTGATGTAGGATTGGAGGAAATAAAAaacagagaatatatcggtaaaatttactgtaaaaaataGCAGGTAGGTAATCTACCAGAAAAGGATAAACAATCAAGGAACGAGGAAGAAGTCGCAACAAAATTACGAATTGAAGGAATTTTTCAGAGTTTTATCTTTAaactatgtaaaattatttgtcgAGTAGATTAATTTTTGATCTGCTATACAGTGTTTTCCTCTCTTTCATAGGACTTGAACTAGAGTAATGTAGATTGTCAAGGGAACGTTAAATTAGATGTGGGAGTGGAGGGAAAATAAGGTAGTAAATAACCTACCAGAAAATGATCGAGTCTCGAAGCTGCCGTTCCTGTggttcaataatataatttataataagcaAGGCTCAGGAAGAAGGGAGAGGGAGAGGTGGATCTTGAGgaactactcaaaattttagaattaacaATTTCCCCCAACAGTTTTCATCTAACAAAACTTATAAGCTTAAAAGATGATAGAGTGATTTTAGATTCTGCTATAAAATAGACACTCTGTatgtttatacttaaaaaaaattgcattcatttCTCATAAcatcattataaaaattgtataatcatgaatttaaaatttataattaattgaagagtgaaagtttttaatatgtatCACAATACTGTATGTATACTTAGAGTATAAAGTATAGTATAACAGTTTTTAGTGCTATTTTCTCCGAAATTGTAGACTTATGCACTGAATCGCAGGTAACGAGGTGGGGGAGTGTGTAATATAAATCTTTTCTATGACTCCTAGAACACATTCTATTTGATATCCCTtcctctttttttatatatcaaaatcatattttaagcAGCTTTGAAATCCTATTTCTATAAAAAGCatctaaaagaaatattaaatgcGGGGAAAACATGACTTTAGTGATGGAGCTCTGCTACCCacgagatttttttaatttcaatagtgTTCAactactttttttgtatttttatttcgtcTAGTGAAAGCATACGTTATTGCAATTACATATATGTTTGAACCTAGACATGAACTTACGGGGtggatcaaaaaatttgtttacaaacaaaGAACGAAAGTTACACATATTCCTGTACATGAATGTTACGGGGAGGTGATGAATCGCCATGGTATTGAATAATACAATGAGAATGATCTGAGTACTGAGTAGCGCTGGCATGTGGAAATGAGGCTGCAATGATGCTTTTATCCCGTTAAAAGATGCttgatgatattcaaaatttgaactCAAGAGAGCGGATCCAATAAGTCCATCTTTATCAGCTATTTCGTCGAAGGAATGCAACAAATCTTGTTGTTCGTTAACTTTagtttaagtttattatttgcACATTTTCGATTCAATATCATCTTTAAAATTTGGGGTTCTTCCCAACCATTCTATATTTTGGCTTGTATGCAGTTTAGTGATGAAAAAAGCTTCAAGCATGctacacatatacatatgaaagcCTCCAAGAAGCTAGGAATGGTATATTTGGGCTCAAATCCTTGGATCAATCTGCTATTGGGAAAGTACCGGAAGAGGAGCTTCAAAATCTTGGATCAATCCGCCGGAAAAGCCGGCGGATTGGAGTAGGAGTTTTGACTCTCTTTATGATGAAGCAACTCCGTCTCATGGTAACATATTGCATTCTGCAGAGCACAGCAAAAAAAACCTTACATTTGTTCTCGAAACGTAAACTTAATGAAGAGCGTTTCTTCTCTACAGAACAATTTTTAGAACCACTTTGTAAAACTATACGTGTTACATACTGATACAAATTTCAAACATCACTGAATTGTAAATGAATTTCCTTCCATCTATCCGGAAATTAAATGTGTAATAATAACAGTAAtctctaaaaaataataattaatgattgcACAATatcccctttaaaaaaaatagtttctcGTTAATTATCACcttgtttataaattacagtaaaaccttattattttacaacttaaaataaataaaaagaaacaaattctataacaaaaaacaaatatttattaactaaattttaacatgtaaaCGGACTTTTATCTCTCATAGGTCCAGAGGGACCATTAACAAATGTACACATATAAGGGATGAATCTTGAAAAAATTGGATAGCATCCAAATTTTCGATTACCCCATTTACCCTTAAAATGTGCCCAAAAATATTCTGGTTGTGTAGTATTAATAATTTCCACATTCTTCCAAGTTGCCCATGATACACCAAATCCCGTCTCATCGTGTAAATATGGAAATCGGCTATATACGTGATTCCCAGGTGTGGCCCAGAGTCCATGTGATCCATTTGCAGCAAATACAATTGGAtgtgaattattataaactttcaaaGTCGATGGATACGTTGGTCTTTGGAGTATACCTTTATCATTACGGGAATTTCGGTAGCGAAATACTTTAAATACTTGATCGTAGGTGTAATATGCTCCAACATCATGTGTTGAAATGAACAGTGTGGTTGGATAATTGTTCCCctcaaaatataaacttaaatgTTCCCATTCACCAACATGGTTCCCATATTGTTGTATTCTTCCAGCGCACTCATTTTCGACTATCGGTATTGGTATGGGCATTAATCTTATGTCTAACATACACACGTTTTTACCTTTATTGTATGGATAGAAAAGCCAATAGGTAACACGAAAGTGTAAACTGCATTTTTTTTGGACATTCCTGCATTGCTCGACCACAGCATAAATTGGAATATCATATTTTGATGGATTTATTCCATAGATAAATgagtttttattctttaataaaagttctaaaaaaaattaataagataaatttaaatattatataattcatcTCATTATACTatctcatatttaaaaaatgaaagtataaAGTTGAGACACTCATCTTGTAACAGGGCAGTTTCTTGTGTGTAAGTAAATTGAAAACACCTGCCATTTTATAGCAactaaataagtataaatttaaaatatacctaattatgtaactttgaaatttaatttagcaCGTCCAAACAGGTGTGGATCTAGGACTAAATTTTATAGGTGGCACATCCTTTTATTTCAATCATGAGGTTAACTCATAGCTGCCTGATCAAAAGTCTCTATGGGGATAATGATCCAAATGCaaacagtttttgtttttgggCCAAATTTGGTTCATCGTGcccattaaaacttttaattatgatCTCAAATCTGAAAAATCCCACAATGTATGAGCAAATTTGACCGAGATTAAATTTCCATACAATTAGTGTGGGAgccttttcaaaatcaattcaaatatttacatacTACTCACATTAAATATCACGATTGAAACAAGAACGTCTTTTTTTGTAGacggttttttgaaaatatatcaaggGCATAATAATCACACTAAAATTAAGCACTTTTTTACTTACTCAAACTTTCTTTGGTcgttaacacaaaattttcttcatttttcacttgtgaatttttatctaaaataacattattcaaaaattttggcaCATGTAATGGAAAGAATTCTTCACCCGGTGCAAGCCACACAAGTGGTGCCCAATTTTTCacaatatctacaaaaaaaaatcccgtagatatattttcgtaatttttcagTTCTATTCTCTGatcactttttaaaacaattacctGATACACAATCATTGcttgatgataattttaaaattgaacttaaaataattattttatacattgtaataaaaccatctaaaaaaatttaatcaaatggaaatgaaaaacaaaaaatataaaataatatattaaaaaaataataattgtaagaaTAATTATTACTCACAGTTAATacctccaaaaaaattataatcatatatGTGTAGGAGAAATTGTATTAACAATTACATATCAAGCgtaatttgatattattgttccaaaataaatattaatttcacttatTAGATTTGTAGCAATTTGccaataaatttacattattgtgtgtatatgtatagaattgttaaaaaactaagaacttatttgtaatattgaaaaaaaattataataaagtgaTTTAAATATTCTGTTTGTTGTATATTAGTATCTCTTGTATTTAAGTGAATGTAAATGTAAGGAGTGTTGTACTTGAGAAcaatatacagggcgttctgttattgactgcagatcgtcatcctgcagaataagctcataacgacgaaggaaaaagttattttccacttttggatctgaagcctactttgcgagataattaacaaaataaatgaatatatatctttatcgaatcacagttcaataaaattttgaatgaaaccaataaaacactacttaaagagaggatgtgttttatcatagtggaaggcgtctctaaatgcaaaattattacaaaaaaactctatttggctacttatgttattataaaaactaacccattaaaacctacactgcttttctttgtaaattaagtgttgtacgcaacCTATCGTGCGATATCACATACCGTAAGCATTAATTTAGCAAAACGGACCAGTCATCGAAGCATTTGGTAAAAACCGGTCATCAGACATGTAGTTTTCAGGATATTTGCTCTTTTACcttttaaaaacttgaaattttcgaaTCCGAGGAGAAGATTAGGCCATATGTTGAAAACCACAATTCTAATCAA
The Chrysoperla carnea chromosome 4, inChrCarn1.1, whole genome shotgun sequence genome window above contains:
- the LOC123297562 gene encoding centromere protein X-like translates to MAEASSSTNSNKRNNSDSTNNFLSEITVSYKNETIKEILKLNFQDNKTKINEDSTQLVNEVIKLMATETVLRASQLAEQEHKTTISADYIEAIIPQIMLDYP
- the LOC123298874 gene encoding putative vacuolar protein sorting-associated protein TDA6, giving the protein IILSSILKLSSSNDCVSDIVKNWAPLVWLAPGEEFFPLHVPKFLNNVILDKNSQVKNEENFVLTTKESLKLLLKNKNSFIYGINPSKYDIPIYAVVEQCRNVQKKCSLHFRVTYWLFYPYNKGKNVCMLDIRLMPIPIPIVENECAGRIQQYGNHVGEWEHLSLYFEGNNYPTTLFISTHDVGAYYTYDQVFKVFRYRNSRNDKGILQRPTYPSTLKVYNNSHPIVFAANGSHGLWATPGNHVYSRFPYLHDETGFGVSWATWKNVEIINTTQPEYFWAHFKGKWGNRKFGCYPIFSRFIPYMCTFVNGPSGPMRDKSPFTC